In a single window of the Halomicroarcula saliterrae genome:
- a CDS encoding 3-hydroxyacyl-CoA dehydrogenase/enoyl-CoA hydratase family protein gives MDFEDIETVAVLGAGNMGHGIAEVAALAGYEVRMRDIKEEFVQNGYDNIEWSLNKLAEKDQLTQGEADDALDRIEALVDVEAAVGDADVIIEAVPEKMDIKKDVYTDVEQHAPADTLFATNTSSLSITELSEVTERPEQFCGMHFFNPPVRMQLVEVITGAHTSDETLDTIEQLAEEFGKTPVRVRKDSPGFIVNRILVPLMNEACWLVHDDVATIAEVDSTTKFDMGLPMGALELSDQVGNDVGLHVLEYMHETLGEAYDPCPLLEAKVEDEKLGKKTGEGFYDYDDGGADIPRDRASEEVKHRLLAVMANETGKLVENDVAPVRDIDEAVMLGGGFPEGPAKMADKADLDTLVETLETVHDQTDEERYEVADGLRTAASEGGFYGSDDESEVSYDTINVEHLAGDVGHIELDRPHRMNTVSTEMLDELADAIDSLSEDDDVRALLLTGAGDRAFSAGADVQSAATNATTLDGVELSKKGQETFGKLEECPMPVVAGIDGYTLGGGMELATAADLRVASDSSQLGQPEHNLGLLPGWGGTQRLANIVGEGRAKEIIFTAERYDAAEMADYGFVNEVTTSEELFDTALDLASDLAAGPPIAMDFTKRAMQAGRVDEKAGLEVESQAFGHLFATEDLMEGLTAFTEDRDPEFEGK, from the coding sequence ATGGATTTCGAGGACATCGAGACGGTCGCGGTGCTCGGCGCGGGCAACATGGGACACGGAATCGCCGAAGTCGCCGCGCTGGCGGGCTACGAGGTCCGGATGCGCGACATCAAGGAGGAGTTCGTCCAGAACGGCTACGACAACATCGAATGGTCCCTGAACAAGCTCGCCGAGAAAGACCAGCTCACACAGGGCGAGGCCGACGACGCGCTGGACCGCATCGAGGCGCTGGTCGACGTCGAGGCGGCCGTCGGTGACGCCGACGTCATCATCGAGGCCGTGCCCGAGAAGATGGACATCAAGAAGGACGTCTACACGGACGTCGAACAGCACGCCCCAGCGGACACGCTGTTTGCGACCAACACCTCCAGTCTCTCTATCACCGAACTCTCGGAGGTGACCGAGCGGCCCGAGCAGTTCTGCGGCATGCACTTTTTCAACCCGCCGGTCCGGATGCAGCTCGTCGAGGTCATCACCGGCGCCCACACCAGCGACGAGACGCTCGACACCATCGAGCAGCTGGCCGAGGAGTTCGGCAAGACGCCCGTCCGCGTGCGCAAGGACTCGCCAGGGTTCATCGTCAATCGTATCCTCGTCCCGCTGATGAACGAGGCCTGCTGGCTGGTCCACGACGACGTGGCGACCATCGCCGAGGTCGACTCGACGACGAAGTTCGACATGGGACTCCCCATGGGCGCGCTCGAACTCTCGGACCAGGTCGGCAACGACGTGGGGCTGCACGTGCTCGAATACATGCACGAGACGCTGGGCGAGGCCTACGACCCCTGCCCGCTACTGGAGGCCAAAGTCGAGGACGAGAAGCTCGGCAAGAAGACCGGCGAGGGCTTCTACGACTACGACGACGGCGGCGCCGACATCCCGCGTGACCGGGCCAGCGAGGAGGTCAAACACCGTCTGCTCGCCGTGATGGCCAACGAGACCGGGAAGCTCGTCGAGAACGACGTGGCCCCGGTCCGCGACATCGACGAGGCCGTGATGCTGGGCGGCGGTTTCCCCGAGGGACCGGCGAAGATGGCCGACAAGGCCGACCTCGACACGCTCGTCGAGACGCTCGAAACGGTCCACGACCAGACCGACGAGGAACGCTACGAGGTCGCCGACGGGCTCCGGACCGCGGCGAGCGAGGGCGGCTTCTACGGCAGTGACGACGAGAGCGAGGTGAGCTACGACACCATCAACGTCGAGCACCTGGCGGGCGACGTGGGCCACATCGAACTCGACCGGCCCCACCGGATGAACACCGTCAGCACGGAGATGCTGGACGAACTCGCCGATGCCATCGACAGCCTCAGCGAGGACGACGACGTCCGAGCGCTCCTGCTCACGGGCGCCGGCGACCGCGCGTTCTCCGCGGGCGCCGACGTGCAGTCCGCGGCCACGAACGCGACGACGCTCGACGGCGTCGAACTCTCGAAGAAGGGCCAGGAGACCTTCGGCAAGCTGGAGGAGTGCCCGATGCCCGTCGTCGCCGGCATCGACGGCTACACGCTCGGCGGCGGGATGGAACTCGCGACGGCGGCCGACCTCCGCGTCGCCTCCGACAGCTCGCAGCTGGGACAGCCCGAGCACAACCTGGGTCTGCTTCCCGGTTGGGGCGGCACCCAGCGCCTCGCCAACATCGTCGGCGAGGGCCGCGCCAAGGAGATAATCTTCACCGCCGAGCGCTACGACGCCGCCGAGATGGCCGACTACGGTTTCGTCAACGAGGTCACCACCAGCGAGGAGCTGTTCGACACCGCGCTGGACCTCGCGAGCGACCTCGCGGCCGGGCCGCCCATCGCGATGGACTTCACCAAGCGCGCGATGCAAGCCGGCCGCGTCGACGAGAAGGCCGGCCTCGAAGTCGAGTCCCAGGCCTTCGGCCACCTCTTTGCGACGGAGGACCTCATGGAGGGACTCACCGCCTTCACCGAGGACCGCGACCCCGAGTTCGAGGGGAAGTAG